In one window of Maylandia zebra isolate NMK-2024a unplaced genomic scaffold, Mzebra_GT3a scaffold03, whole genome shotgun sequence DNA:
- the LOC112430406 gene encoding uncharacterized protein LOC112430406, with translation MADPGSQPPAETSSPPPARSSDAGLRDFDPSLDPEIQEGEGEQDLLPDLERPEGKKDGADRALNKSKPPELHLHKGVTGEGHRRIGGQKLRAISHMTSAAAASPTTGPSVSLELQQ, from the exons ATGGCAGATCCAGGCTCTCAGCCTCCAGCTGAAACTTCCAGTCCTCCCCCAGCCAGAAGCTCTGATGCTGGGCTGAGAGACTTTGATCCTTCCCTGGATCCAGAAATCCAGGAGGGAGAAGGAGAACAGGACCTCCTTCCTGATCTGGAGAGGCCTGAGGGAAAGAAAGATGGAGCAGACAGAGCTTTGAACAAATCCAAACCTCCTGAGCTTCACCTCCACAAAG gtgtgacaggtgaaGGACACCGGCGAATAGGAGGACAGAAGCTGAGAGCCATTAGTCACAtgacttcagctgctgctgcctcacCAACCACTGGCCCCTCGGTGAGTCTAGAGTTACAGCAGTGA